Proteins encoded by one window of Nitrososphaerales archaeon:
- a CDS encoding Rieske 2Fe-2S domain-containing protein: protein MGKDERSEAQGKEVISRRDFLKLLAAAGTIASFTPFIDWGRFMPNPTGSKAERAKVILPAGTQVNVKTFPVNHAEAIVYPVTGDSVLDKEPFRLWQLVRLPSEFGGDKDDISAFRAYSNVCLHLWCLWMYWPDEKKKRGECPCHASVYDMRTGKAIAGPASFQSPPSNVLPRLDLEIDEDGFLWILPPKWDPRANGIIGYGRYLA, encoded by the coding sequence ATGGGCAAAGACGAACGGTCAGAAGCCCAAGGAAAGGAAGTTATTTCGCGACGTGACTTTCTAAAACTTCTCGCCGCTGCAGGTACTATAGCTTCCTTTACTCCATTCATTGACTGGGGGAGATTTATGCCAAACCCTACTGGCTCAAAGGCAGAACGGGCCAAAGTAATTCTTCCCGCCGGTACACAGGTTAATGTAAAGACATTTCCAGTAAATCATGCTGAAGCAATAGTATACCCAGTAACAGGCGACAGCGTTCTCGACAAAGAACCATTCAGGCTCTGGCAGCTGGTACGCTTGCCATCGGAGTTTGGGGGAGACAAAGATGACATCTCTGCGTTTCGTGCATACAGCAACGTATGTTTGCATCTATGGTGCTTATGGATGTATTGGCCCGACGAAAAGAAGAAGCGTGGTGAATGTCCATGTCATGCTTCTGTTTATGACATGAGGACAGGAAAGGCAATAGCTGGTCCAGCTTCATTTCAATCGCCACCATCAAACGTGTTACCACGACTTGATCTGGAGATCGACGAGGACGGATTTCTATGGATATT